A single Melopsittacus undulatus isolate bMelUnd1 chromosome 11, bMelUnd1.mat.Z, whole genome shotgun sequence DNA region contains:
- the LOC101868750 gene encoding CMRF35-like molecule 7, whose amino-acid sequence MWIFLLWILFPGGWAVKGPKQVMVNQGSSLVLSCSYEAGYELYSKFWCRRGFLGFCTSCVVQTNGSEETVTQDRMSIKDNHASQSFTVTLDRVTLEDAGWYSCGVKRKVFSLKHSTKVMVSQGKARLEAKQGGVLELITWERGSQRGIIGAVKVEIGTLQAPRSKGNDVSSLFTVGFGDHPVLSQLSIIYLLLILCVKVPMVLLLVLCLQKAGIE is encoded by the exons ATGTGGATTTTCCTGCTTTGGATCCTTTTCCCAG GTGGCTGGGCAGTGAAAGGTCCTAAGCAGGTGATGGTGAACCAGGGCAGCTCTCTGGTGTTGTCCTGCAGCTATGAAGCAGGCTACGAGCTCTACTCCAAGTTCTGGTGCCGGAGGGGCTTCCTCGGGTTTTGCACCTCCTGCGTCGTCCAAACCAATGGCTCAGAGGAGACAGTGACACAGGACAGGATGTCCATCAAGGATAACCATGCATCACAGTCATTCACAGTGACTCTGGACCGTGTCACGCTGGAAGATGCAGGCTGGTACTCCTGTGGGGTGAAAAGGAAGGTGTTCAGCCTGAAGCACAGCACCAAGGTGATGGTCTCCCAAGGTAAAGCCAGGCTAGAAGCTAAGCAGGGGGGTGTTCTGGAGCTCATCACTTGGGAGAGGGGATCCCAACGGGGGATCATAGGGGCTGTCAAAGTGGAAATAGGCACCTTGCAGGCACCGAGAT CCAAAGGCAATGATGTGAGCTCGCTCTTCACCGTGGGCTTTGGGGACCATCCAGTGCT GTCCCAGCTCAGCATCATCTACTTGCTGCTCATCCTCTGCGTGAAGGTGCCCATGGTGCTGCTCCTG